The Pieris brassicae chromosome 7, ilPieBrab1.1, whole genome shotgun sequence genome includes the window TCTATGTTTTCAAAGAACTTCCATTTAGCTATGAATACCGGATTTATTACCCCTACTagagtatgtatatataaccCATTTAGTCAAATCGCGTTTTACTAAGTCAAAATTTAGTTACACTAACGACTGGAATCGCTAGTTGATTGAcgataaaaagtatatttcgtCTATGGATTTAATCAtgaatatttatcttataaaaaaggtattttaaaatttcaaatactaATATAACTGTAGTTACAAAGATTTGATTGTGGAAAAATTTTGaatctatattaatttcattaccCCAAAatctggaaaaaaatatttaaaatgttctttaatttgaaaagcagtcatttgtttcaattaatGTTTGTTCTACTGATGCAAATaaattcaaactcaaaatgtCATTAATTGAGATTTGTCATATCCACATCAGCAATGCGCGATTGTGcctttgtaaaaaaacttaaagcaAGTGCCAGGGATAATAGCAATGATTGTCCTATACCTATATTCTAAACAATGCTAGGAAATCAAACATATCtataaaacaaagaattatCTTATTCGTTATAAGATCCTAAAGAAGTATATGCCAACGTTCTAAGTTGTTAGAAAATGTAAGCAAAAACGAAACGAAACAACGCGAATTATGAAACCCGATAACGACGCGATCCAATGCAATGACACACTTGATAATGGGCGAATTatacttaaactaaaaaatatcttcaCAACGCTTTTAAGTTAAGCGAAAACGCAAAAGCTTCAGCTTAGCTGAATAGCACATAGCCCACTTCAATAGCGTAGCAAATGTTTTGATCGCGCTACACGGCGATGCTTCGTTTTCGTATTCACTTACAATCCCCTAACTGCGTATGTACATGAAATACTCCCATGAACCACGATATACTAAAATCTAGTTCTAGTAGAGAGGCCACAGAGTTGGCGTAGTTGTTCATTCTATCAATGGCCCCATTCTAACCTAGTCATGCCTATTTACTACCGAATTCTAATTTCCTTGTTACCTTAGCGGCCACAGCGCCCTgggaaacattatttaataataagataatgATACAAGGACGACCTATTTTTAACATATGAACCCTTAGCACGAATTATGCGTCATAacagaatttataaatacatttggaACTAAATGGAAATTCAATAAGTTCGGGTGATCAATTGTTTATGTTAGAAAATGACATTATCGTACAAACAATTCGAATTTTGAGTCGCAAAGTTTGCGCTAAAGGTTCATAAGCcattttaaacacaattttcaATTCCTAACCCTTaagcttatataaatatacagttaGTCAAAGTGATAGTATAGATTGCGGTTTGAAGCTTTGCAGGTGAACTCCATATAAAGCCTGTGAAGATTATTGTGGGTTATTTACATAAAGGGTCCGCGAAAAAAGCTATTTACGCTCATATTCTCACCTCGCTGTTATGAGAGCggtatttcatttaaacaaacaattgatgtataaataagataattttattaatggataattaaaagtattcttGGTAAAGGAATTGTATGGGATCACTTCTTCCCGATAGCCCAGTCAGCTTTCTCTGCCTTCTTAGCCTGTAGAAATGTTAGTGCTCATTGTAaagtagaaaatttaaaattgattatataccttggtatttttaatttatatattatagagtTATATCAAAGACAactaaaattttgataaaagcgTATCGTAtcatgtaatatatatatatttaaattataaatttttactagAACCTGTTTAATCTTCAAACATTAAATAAGATACTGATGAGAGGAgagtatgaaataatataactcgaaatagaaataagtaacttatacatttatgtaaCAGATAAATAGTAGAATCTTACGcttagtaatatatatgtaacacatttaattgtctttttgtatgaaaagtacagtaaagttttttttttaagaagaaATTATGCAATTATGAATGAAATAGATGGTAAAGCtagtttaaaatttacctCTTTGTCTTCTTCTTCGAGGGTGAATTCCTTCTTTTTGACAACCTTGAGTTGGTTACGGAAGTTGAATTCGGCAGCCTTCTTCTGGAGCTTGGCGAATTTGTTCTCGTATTTGGACACCTTCTTCAGTGTAGGTTTGACGCTATGAAAgtaatgaataaatacttaaatatcacttattaaaactttatattaattagttgttaattgttttactaAGGGGAGCGTAAcccaatataaaatacaactttatataaattaacgacGATTATTTATAGTTCAAATAATCTCTGGTGTATTGCGTTCATGAACttcactaaaataatttgtatttattccctaaaaatgtattaatttctttCAAAAATAGTTCAAGTTACAAACACATATATCGatgtatgaaattaattaataatacgaCGCATTCATTTTTGTCTAAGTAaattgtacggttcctgggtcaacgggatgcttcaaataatagagatttattgatttactctatatttaccactcgcgtgttacaatagaatatgagcgaaataatgacgtgctaattgctatataccgaatgaatacaatttaacagtcaaagagagtgcctacgtctggctatgctctcggggtgtaactcccatgatttagttcgctatgaacgaatgtagaagagagtgcctgcgtcgggctatactctcgggacgtaactccgacgatttgggaaatcgtcacgcttataagtgatcgatatgtacagccatggcacgtacaaacataggaatttgtcaagcttgtaaatgagcaagaatgtacgaaccttggcacgtacatagggatcatcacgcttataaactaagaaagcctgagtgagcaaaatgtacagccttggctcgtacataaataatatttggtttGCAATGTAAGCAATAagctttttaaaacatatcgGCGACACTCATGATTTGTTCTTAGACGAAATGTgtgtacaatatttattaatgaagtgTTCTAATATCAAAAgttataaaagcttttataaagtGTTGTACcatgtgtaattaaaaaaaatcgattcgGTACAAGGCCCTTTGCTGGAGTGGAGTTAAGTGCGCTCGACGCCAGAATCTCATTATTCATACAATCACAATGTTATACGAATATTACGTTACGGTGTATTTTCATAAAGAAATGTACATGAAGCTGTCGTACTAATGACgctttaaagtaaaatagtttttcaatatcgttgaaattttaatgtaaacaaaGGAAGGATTCCAACATTACTGTATTGTTGGAATTAGACAATATTATCTGCATGTGCTGAATATTGTTTGTTCGTCTAACATACTCTAAGTCTCTAGTCTAAGGGTCTAAGTCATATCGAGATGTTACTTTGATggcttatatatattatttacaaatattttctaatagaaAAGTGcaagtttcatcaaaatctgttcaattgttttttgttatgtatcTAGGCATCTCTGACATGACACATACTTtacttttttaacttaaaattaaccCAACTTTTCTGAATAACTTCTATACCCTAATCAATCATGTCTAGAACATCATATATAGTTtgtaacttaattatattatagacaaTGTTTATCCCGGCACATTTATAACATGGAAACGTaatgtgtaatacaaaatactaaattataaaatgttataatactTACAATTTTCCTCTAAGATCATTGACTTGAGAGTTCAGGTCGGAGATCTAttgacatataaaatattaaaaagagttacattttaattaaataaaaacttagtaACACCTTTGACGTCTTTAAAATTGACTATTTATTGATACAGGTCGATTATGCTACAGAACCTGTATTTGACGGTTTTTTAATGCAGAATCTAAGGATGCACGGAAACACGGACTGACGTACGTGTTACTAAgtgtatttcaattattattatttgatacattttgaTAGTACTAATTTCATtaggtaaaaattatattgaagaacttatttttaacattaaatattttaaatcccATGCAACGAGAATAAATTATGATGATCTATGTCTTCTACTTACAGATTTAGTTAGAAAGATATTAACcgtcaattatattattattgactgCAGAGGATGTCACTAGTAGAAGATACAGATATTCTTGTTAAGAACATATAAAGCTAGAAAATAAGTTTAGGAGAAGCTTCATAAGATCTCATGTTATAAAAAGCTCAGAAAAATCAAGCAGATGGAAGAACGAACATAGATTAAGCAGTGTTATTAGCGAGCTAAAGTACAGTTTACATAATCTGTAGTGAAGAAAGAAGAGTCGTATGACCTATGTGCGTAACCTCTGTTCTCTCCTACAATGTATGTACAATTTCTTATCTGTGCTGTTTTCGTGCAAACTGTGCGTCGCAAGGGTATCTGGCCAACGCAGTACCTGACATCTATACAAGTGCAagatatagtaatataatacaaagtgCAATCAGCGTGGACAATATTTTACACCACCGATTTCATCTGATACAAAAATACGATAAACATACACTCAAATCGCTTAAACTATACATTGGTACCAGATTTCGAAGTTGTACTATATTGTGCGCAATTAAGTGCGAATAAAATTCCACGTGAATGGTACCGACTTCATTCACTACACTTTGACATACAATCCATAATTGTATAAGCACGTAGTCACAATGTGTAGTCCAACAAAGCGGCGGTGCAAAATCGATCGATCTACGCATCCATGTCAGGTTTGTATTTACTGTAGTGTTCTGTGACATTTGTCCTGCTGGAGGACTGGATGAGGAATCTATCACTACTTCGGAATGGTCAGGAGAAGGAATAGGTTCGACCGGAGCATGGcacttttatttcaataattcgGCGTCCAAGGTCATCGAATATCGCAAATGGTTTTCATCTATCGAACTCGCAAACAATCACTCGATAACGCATTCATGAATGAGATTTGGAACAAGAAGTTTATAAGCTCGGCACTTGTGTGTGCTAATGAAGGAACCACTATTTCGTTCCAAAGATATTTTACGATAATTCTACTTGCTACATAAACTTGTGCCACTAATCGCTAGCACACAACTGTAAGCGTCACACGAACTGCCACTGCGGTAATGGCTGGCAGGTACTCGATCAATGTTGTCGCTCGCATCATCCTCGGATATTAAAGTGCCATACTATCAGGGATTAATGAGGACTTTCAAGCATTTTTCTAGTTGATTACTTCATGCAATACTTTCATGATAATTACGAATGAATTGAACTAACTACTCAAACTTCTGCTGGTGGAGCCGATAGTTGAACGGGTATGAAGCATGAGGGAGGATCTATAAATGAATCCAATAATGAATAATGGTGGTACGTATTCATGCATCGGGCTGAACCCGGCGAGGTGGTATTGCAGTGTTTGCACGCCGATGGCAGTTGCAGTTATATCGTTAGTGTAATTAACGTGTAAGCTCCAGAATGGATGACCCCTCGATTTTGCACCGTCTTACAAAATGGCAACCCTGGCCGAGTTCGCAACGCGACGCGACAACCTATTTATGCACAGATCTACGAGTACACTACTGATCCGCGCCTGACCATTATTTACAACAGCAAACATCCGAAAACTTTCAAAGCATTgtacatataattatgtataaacatGAACTTCTCACGGGcacaattataacataatatcgATGATGTGATATTCACAGTGGCCTTAAATTATTGATCAATACCTCGAAATCTCTTTTCCTGACTTCGTGTTCCAAATCCCACTTCTGGCCCTCACACACATATACGCGGTCATAATACTCCTGGATTATTCTCTTGAGCATTTCTAGAGAAAAAGGAAGACAAATTATTTAGCCTGCAAAATGGGCATGGATATCTGTGTGAGTGACCTGTTCTGTTGGTGGAGGCAACGTGTGCATGTGTGCTGTGAGCCGTAAACTATCATGTCATGTCGTCACATCTATATCAAGATCAAAATCATAGCACGTCATACGCATTTCCAATCCTAATATGCAGATTACCTCCATTTTCCTAATTTGCAATGCTCGTTCTAGTTCCCACTTATCCCCCTCAAGGTTGTATATTCTGTGCCAGTACATTTGACATATCGTCTGGAGTTCCgctaaagaaaaacataatttatttagagaaAGATTTTATAATCTTTACCGTTTTCTTCCTATCTGATGTTTATGTGGACAGTGTACGTCTGAACGGGAAAAGTTGTTTTCTACTGGATATAAAGCATAAGCGAAGCTACatgacaaaaatttaaaaatgtaaccaGTAGTCACTACTTTGCGTTTCGTCTATATCGCTATTTTTCTACAACTGATATCGCAGCTCCGGTGGTTGCAATTCGGGAACTATGTATTAGCAGCGATTAAGTTTGTTATCcacagttaaattaaatattcagcTCCGGATGAAAAGAATGAGTCGACTgcgaaaacaaaacaataacgtTTACTAGTCACATGTTGGCCTTGCATGAACTACGAAAAACAgcgtattattaattttgttttgccCAAAATACTCCAGACCTCGAGCTGTCTGCGAGCCACTTCCATCTCGTGATCGTACTTCTCCTCTTCGAGCTTGGCGATACGCTGATGATAGCCCGTAACGATGCTCGTAAGAGCAGCTACAAAATCAACAATGGTTACTTCCTACATTCCTATTCCTGGTCGCGCAAAAGTAGAGGACATCAACAGGTGAGTAAAGAAATAGTTACAAGAAATTAAAGAGAGTCTGCGCGAGTTGTTTTAGTTATAGATACGCATTAGAAATTATAAGGCCGTTTGAAGGTTACAAGATGGAAAGAGACGCCACGGCACTTCGACAAATACAAAAGAATAGAAGGTATGTTATAATAGGATAGCGCCCCAACGTGGCAGGTTTTGCTACCTCCATATCTTTTCGTTTAACGATGTATTCCAGATCGAATTTCTCATCTTCGAGCTTGGCGATGCGGGTGTGGTATTCTTTGCAAACTCTTGAAATAGCATCTATAATTCgacacattattataaaatacagtaaCGAAGTGACCTGTATGGACGTGAGTCCAGTTGTTCAAATGAAAATGGTATCTGTGATGACATAACGCCAATTGTGTTTGATATTTGTTGGGAGATTGTGATCTGTTACCGATAAGGATTTACCTTCGTTTGCGTCGTCAATGTTTTTGGGTCTGCCGCACCTTTCTTCAATAATACGCCTCCTTTCTGCTGCTTTGCGTTCCTGTTCCTTCTTCAACTCTTCAGCGGCTTTCTTACGCAGGAGCAACTGTTTCCAAACATCACagttagtaattatattttaatttaaatatgatgTTATTTGGGAAGCCTTCCTGGACACGGGAGTGAGCCTGCATGACATCCGCCCAAGAACATATTAGATTAGCGCAAGATACTAGGCAATGCAAGTTGCACCAAGAAGATTAAGTCCTAAACATGACtcttaaaataaaccaaattggctaagaaaatttaatcatCTCGATCTCTCATAGTCTTTCTATCtgtaatggatttttttaaggaaCTTTCTAGAATAtagtttactttaaaaaaaggacATAGCTAACGTAGTGTACTTACCCTAAGCTTCTTCTTTCTCTCTGGTGTCATGAAACCTCTCTTGGCCTTTTTGGCTTTGGAGGCTTCCTCCATGCGCTTGCGCACCTCAGCGCGCTTGCGGTCGATTTCGGCCTGTTTGGCCTTCTTCGCCTGAAGTAAGTGTAAATCATGATACTATGTGGTAATTTgaactttaatttaacaatttcaatataagtaattatttttcataaatttatttaaaatcaaaagattagcttttacatgtaacaatttaaataaagtgttataaatataaaagaaaacatttgaacttatgtataatatgtgagaaataacaaaataaacaaaagtgtATCAAAAAAGTGGGTGTGGTTCATATTTGTGACGACGTCTTCTTTACTTTACCTCCTCGAGACGctttttctgtaaaaaaaaacaaaagaacgttacaaataacaatatacattaaaaaagattatttgAAGATAATATGATGTGCGTTATTTTGTGCTAGTGTCAATGGTAGttgtaattgtttaaaatgcgTTATGTGTTTTAATATGGCAATATTATCTTCGGCAAAagcatttattatctataaatatagttatagaCTTACAATACTTCAGTTCGTCCTTATATATACGTTGGAATTCAAAAATGCTGATATGTGAATATTTTGAAGACAGATTCCTGTTATTTTAGGTGTTTTGTCTATTCAGTACCCTTAgcataaacaatttgtatagaCATACATgtcaaaagtaataataataataaaactaaaaaagtttATGACGGAAATATGATTAACgaaaattcattatattattgacATATCTGGACGTTTTTAATCAGCAATCGTCTTAagagacaaaaaaatatatgcactcactttttttaaatataaatcattaacaaCTCGGTATGGTACTAAACGATGAACGACGTTCgaatagtaatagtaatatcaAATCTACTTGAGAAAAACTGTTGTATTTTTACTTGAGAATCGATAAGTTTGTGCTAAGGGTAAATACTTTCAGTTACATATATGTACTGTCATATATTCATTTACTAAATGCTTATTTAGAATCCACAGACAACACAATGGAGGAGACTACCCGGGGAAAAAATGTGGGCTGTTGAATTGGTGTCTTTAAAGAAATAGCAAGAAATTACTAGCAGACTATTGGCAAAGATAGAGACATCTGGAAAGGGTTGGAGGAGGCATTTACCCAAAGGGGGTACTGACAACATTTGAAATGGAAATTAAGACTATGGAAATAATacaggttttattattattataaatgttaattaattagttaccTTAGTCTCAAGGAGATATTGTATTCAATACTGCATTTGTGGCACGGAACACGCGATGATGGAGACGAGACGTTGAAATGGAACATGTAATAAAGACACATTATAAAATCagcaattttatcactaatagATTTCATTAGAACTATCACTTATCaccattacattattaataacatccacgttaacaatacaattaaaattttaattacgtatATAACAACACTAAAATATCCAAATATGTTGtagatttttcaaatattttactaatttcgTGACTACATCAATATCTGGGGTTTCATTAACTCTAAGTTCTCATTGTTTGATATATATCGcagaattttaatgaaatgttcATACTATATTCATTACGAACTTTGTTTGCGAATGGTTTAATATGACTAAAGAGCGACACACTTGTAGATACTTATATAGTCACTCGGTGTTGCTCATGAAATCGCTAAATCGCTTAAAGAGAAGAAAGTTGGTGAATTTGCTCACATTTAACCATTTCCTATTTTTTCAGTaaatttccaaaaataattCCAATGAATATGGAtttcaaaaaatctaaaatgatAAGTGAAACAGAAGCAAACAATTAcgaattaaaagatttttctttaCGGTTCGTTTGAAATTAAGAATTcactcatttattaaaatatttatatatctctttTTGTACATTACCTTACATCATCATCCGCCATTGTGAATGTCTGAGTTTGGTATctgtaatcataataaaatattaaagcaaaaaaataagACAGACTTAGGATTTTCTTACGTTTAAGAAACGTTTCTTACGTTTTCTTCGAGTTTAAGGAAACGAGGATTCCGATATTGCAAAAGTAGATCAAGTGAatcttattaaagatttaacgATGCGTTTGTTCTTTTGTAAGTAAAAGAACAAACGCATcgttaaatctttaataagatTCACTTGATCTACTTTTGCAATATCGGAATCCTCGTTTCCTTAAACGAAATATTTGTCAATCAATGTCAACTCAATTAATCACAATTTATCCATTTCCCACAGCCCTCGTTGTCCAATAAAAACATCTACTgccttttaaattttgtttcgaTGAAGAGTTATACTAAGGCCACTATTCcgctgtaaaataaattttgttccaaattcaaaatatcacTGTACATTTCATCATTGAAAAAGTGTAAATTTGCTCCctattataaaatctataacaattacgaattatattttagatatagaCGCTAGGGgctaatattcttatttaatgATAGGATTAACGATAAAGCTTATTTGGCACGATTCCATAGGTGTGATACCTGATACATActatttccttaaaatttTTTCGAATTTTATCGGCACTGATGGAATATTAAAACGACGCGGTTTAAATTATTGCATAATTTCCATAGTGTACTCTTAACATGAATTAGGTCacgttaaaaattatttcaacgGCTACGGGTGTTGTGAAAAATGTTTTCCATTTCGAAGACATAGCATCGTAAACGTGTTATGCCTCGGGGAAATTCGGATAAATTCGGAGCGCATCGTGCGGTACTGAAATAGGTCGCGCGTAGCTACTCCCGCGCATCCTAATTTGGTCGCGAACACGCTTCTTCGGTTACATGTAATTTCGACACGGCACGGTGAGGACGTCACTTAAGATAATCCAATGTTATTTGTGGTTACCGATGATGTCACTAGGGTAATTCGACACTGGTGACGTCATTATGTTAACTTAACGATAGAACTTAAAACATCTAACATTGGTTAGTGattcaaatatatacttttaaaatttaaaaactatttaaataataactattttgcaatgaaatatttgaattgaCGGATGCCATTATAAATTATCGATAGTTCAATGTTAATattcattcaatattttatagatgtCATTCAAAATGTGACGTCAATAATCGGCacatatcaaaattattacttcACTGTCCTCGCACAAAGCACGCTTACCGCTTGACCACTTCACTAATtcacttaaaaaaacactGGAACTCACCTACGGCAAAGAAAAAGAGGATGGCCCTAAGATGGTTCAGCCAACACGAGCCACAGTTGCTGACTGGCGTTGGGCGGGCGGCAAGGCGCGGCGGGCAGTGCGTGGGCGCTGCCCCCTTCACctcacatacatttttagcGCAGTGTCGTTTTGACACCAACACAGAAATAACATTTAAGAACCAGCCTGAAACTGAGATACCGCGTAAACATTGCGTTCACGTTTCCATATTATACTTCAGTTAATAGGtactagttatttttaaatgtataattataatctattaataggtattgttaatgtttaataGACTAGATATTAAAGCTATTCTACCCAAGGTTGAAccgaaaattatattaaatattatgtaccacaaagaacggttcggtggccgtcaatacacaatcttatactagaataataagtcctgagtacatacctcgttacaatatcttcttaccaggaagaaaggcacacaattgatttggagaaattctattagtttgggaacaaagagaggttagactgatatTAGCTAATACTTTGCCTCACAATAGTTCTCGAAatcgcactaaacactcactaaaaatttctaaatagtggacgtaactattatcaattataattaacaaaaagtatatatcaaaatacaaatgtgtctaacgtaacccgagtaaatcttaacaatgactcaactaataaatgtgacgatcggccgaaaaaaaatatatggtccttacatatgaaattggcgttttgtatgggaggaacaaaaagtcgaatatttttaaatataatatatttaattaatcaaagtatgaaccattgttttctatgcacttttgccatctcataggtagttcattgatccctttactaaagaaaccagtcggacgggaatcaataaaatctgtgaaggagatttggactgccccatcagagttaaattttttcccttgcaagaagatgtccaaatttcgaaaaaaatagtaatctgttggagcaaggtccggggaatacggaggatgtcttagacattccaattgaagctcttctaatttggtagccgtctgttgtgcagtgtgtggtctagcgttgtcgtgaagtagcagtggcgtggagcgattgac containing:
- the LOC123712629 gene encoding troponin I isoform X11, yielding MADDDKKRLEEAKKAKQAEIDRKRAEVRKRMEEASKAKKAKRGFMTPERKKKLRLLLRKKAAEELKKEQERKAAERRRIIEERCGRPKNIDDANEDAISRVCKEYHTRIAKLEDEKFDLEYIVKRKDMEISDLNSQVNDLRGKFVKPTLKKVSKYENKFAKLQKKAAEFNFRNQLKVVKKKEFTLEEEDKEKKPDWSKGKPGDAKVKEEEVEA
- the LOC123712629 gene encoding troponin I isoform X13 — protein: MADDDAKKAKQAEIDRKRAEVRKRMEEASKAKKAKRGFMTPERKKKLRLLLRKKAAEELKKEQERKAAERRRIIEERCGRPKNIDDANEDAISRVCKEYHTRIAKLEDEKFDLEYIVKRKDMEISDLNSQVNDLRGKFVKPTLKKVSKYENKFAKLQKKAAEFNFRNQLKVVKKKEFTLEEEDKEKKPDWSKGKPGDAKVKEEEVEA